CGACGAGCGGACCGGCGGCAGCAGGGACTGGCGGGATCAGCTCGACATCGGGGCCGAGCGGGAGGCCCGCATACCGGGCGCCGACGAGCCTGCCTACTGGTGGCTCCAGGGGCCCAACCAGTGGCCCGGCTCACTGCCCGAGCTGCGGACCGCCGCGCTGGGGTGGGTCGAGCGGCTCAGCTCCGTCGCCGAGCGGCTGCTGCACGAGCTGCTCGCCTCCATCGGGGCGCCCGCCGACTTCTACGACCCGATCTTCGGGGCGCACGCCCATCCGCATCTGAAGCTCGTGCGGTATCCGGGCAGTGCGGGGGACGGGGCCGATCAGGGGGTCGGTGCCCACAAGGACTACGGGTTCCTGACCCTGCTGCTCCAGGACCGGGTCGGCGGACTCCAGGTGGAGCGTGAGGACGGGCGGTTCCACGATGTGCCGCCGCTGGACGGGGCGTTCGTCGTGAACCTCGGTGAGCTGCTGGAGGTGGCCACCAACGGGTATCTCGTCGCCACGAACCACCGGGTCGTCTCCCCGCCCGGGGCGACCGAGCGGTTCTCCGTCCCGTTCTTCTACAACCCGCGTCTCGACGCGCGCGTGGAGCCG
Above is a window of Streptomyces sp. NBC_00490 DNA encoding:
- a CDS encoding isopenicillin N synthase family dioxygenase yields the protein MTNVSTHPSYQQLPIIDLSAADRGPQARALLHAQLHSAAHDVGFFQLVGHGVGPEETSSLLSAMRKFFALPEAERLALDNVRSPHFRGYTRTGDERTGGSRDWRDQLDIGAEREARIPGADEPAYWWLQGPNQWPGSLPELRTAALGWVERLSSVAERLLHELLASIGAPADFYDPIFGAHAHPHLKLVRYPGSAGDGADQGVGAHKDYGFLTLLLQDRVGGLQVEREDGRFHDVPPLDGAFVVNLGELLEVATNGYLVATNHRVVSPPGATERFSVPFFYNPRLDARVEPLAFPYASAAPGVSDDPTNPLFAEYGYNELKGKLRAHPLVAERHHGDLLTPA